In Brevibacterium zhoupengii, the following are encoded in one genomic region:
- the metG gene encoding methionine--tRNA ligase — protein MGYYLTTAIAYPNGAIHIGHAYEYIAADTIARFKRLDNHDVFFSTGTDEHGLKMLQAANKLGITPKELADDNAKNFRDTQLALGSTFDRFIRTTDEDHYESCKAIWRKLEEAGDIYLDTYSGWYSVRDEAYYAQDETEVVDGVRLSKETRTEVTWTEEESYFFRLSKYQDKLLELYKNHPEFIGPDSRRNEVASFVASGLKDLSVSRTTFDWGVPVPGNEKHVMYVWIDALTNYITSAGYPNDDESFKKWWPADVHIIGKDIIRFHSVYWPAFLMSAGIELPGRVHAHGFLFNAGEKMSKSVGNVVDPIDLVDAFGLDTLRFFLFREFSYGNDGSYTKDSIITRKNSDLANEYGNLAQRSLSMIAKNCDARVPQPGELTDDDEALLALARAVPDNARRHVDTQALHLYVEACWKVLSEANRYFSAQEPWKLKKTDPDRMATVLWVTIEVVRIISILIQPVMPESAGKILDLLGVSAGAGEAGAKVLPTATATDSGAGAEAMETVTANAGIGVAAGAAYASAGLAPSVAETTAGGISAAEVDPRSFAAIEYPLEPGTSLPKPEPVFPKFVEETE, from the coding sequence ATGGGTTATTACTTGACGACAGCTATCGCTTACCCCAATGGGGCCATCCACATCGGGCACGCATATGAGTACATTGCGGCCGATACGATCGCGCGGTTCAAGCGCCTCGACAACCACGATGTGTTCTTCAGCACCGGCACCGATGAGCATGGGCTGAAGATGCTGCAGGCCGCGAACAAGCTGGGTATCACGCCGAAGGAGCTCGCCGACGACAATGCGAAGAACTTCCGCGACACGCAGCTGGCGCTCGGCTCCACGTTTGATCGGTTCATCCGCACCACGGATGAGGACCACTACGAGTCGTGCAAGGCGATCTGGCGCAAGCTCGAAGAGGCCGGCGACATCTACCTCGACACCTACTCCGGCTGGTACTCAGTTCGTGACGAGGCCTACTACGCGCAGGACGAGACCGAGGTCGTCGACGGTGTCCGCCTGTCCAAGGAAACCCGCACCGAGGTGACTTGGACGGAGGAGGAGTCCTACTTCTTCCGCCTCTCGAAATACCAGGACAAGCTGCTCGAGCTGTACAAGAATCACCCTGAGTTCATCGGCCCCGACTCCCGCCGCAACGAGGTCGCCTCCTTCGTCGCCTCCGGCCTCAAGGACCTCTCGGTCTCGCGCACCACATTCGACTGGGGTGTACCGGTGCCCGGCAACGAAAAGCACGTGATGTACGTGTGGATCGATGCCCTGACGAACTACATCACGTCCGCCGGATATCCGAATGACGACGAGTCGTTCAAGAAGTGGTGGCCCGCCGACGTCCACATCATCGGCAAGGACATCATCCGCTTCCACAGCGTCTACTGGCCGGCGTTCCTCATGAGTGCTGGAATCGAGCTGCCGGGGCGCGTCCACGCCCACGGCTTCCTCTTCAACGCCGGCGAGAAGATGTCGAAGTCCGTCGGCAACGTCGTCGATCCCATCGACCTCGTCGACGCGTTCGGCCTCGACACCCTGCGCTTCTTCCTCTTCCGCGAGTTCTCCTACGGCAACGACGGGTCCTACACGAAGGACTCGATCATCACCCGCAAGAACTCCGACCTCGCCAACGAGTACGGCAATCTTGCCCAGCGTTCGCTGTCGATGATCGCGAAGAACTGTGACGCCCGAGTTCCCCAGCCAGGTGAGCTCACCGATGACGATGAAGCCCTGTTGGCGTTGGCCCGTGCGGTCCCCGACAATGCCCGTCGCCACGTCGACACCCAGGCCCTGCACCTCTACGTGGAGGCCTGCTGGAAGGTTCTCTCCGAGGCCAACCGCTACTTCTCCGCCCAGGAGCCATGGAAGCTGAAGAAGACCGATCCCGATCGCATGGCCACCGTGCTGTGGGTGACGATCGAGGTCGTGCGCATCATCTCGATTCTCATCCAGCCCGTCATGCCCGAGTCCGCCGGCAAGATCCTCGACCTCCTCGGCGTCTCCGCTGGTGCAGGTGAGGCCGGCGCCAAGGTTCTGCCGACAGCGACAGCGACCGACAGCGGAGCCGGCGCCGAGGCGATGGAAACCGTCACCGCGAACGCCGGCATCGGTGTCGCCGCCGGAGCAGCCTATGCCTCCGCCGGCCTGGCACCTTCGGTCGCCGAAACCACCGCGGGTGGAATCTCCGCCGCCGAGGTGGATCCCCGGTCGTTCGCCGCCATCGAGTATCCGCTCGAGCCAGGCACATCGCTGCCTAAACCCGAGCCCGTGTTCCCCAAGTTCGTGGAGGAGACCGAATAA
- the rsmI gene encoding 16S rRNA (cytidine(1402)-2'-O)-methyltransferase, translated as MAQDDFGSTDSDPASASAGGKLVLVGTPIGNLGDASDRMQRAIATADVIAAEDTRRFLSLTQRLELTHTKRVISVFDHNEQSRAPELVELIRSGQTVVLLSDAGMPAVSDPGYRVVKACAEAGLPITSTPGPSAVLMALAVSGLPSDRFSFEGFLPRKSGARKTLLEELRGEKRTMVFFESPHRIADTMDDFLTVMGPDRPMSISRELTKTYEETLRGTVSSLRDLAADGLRGELTLVLAGATVVETAPEDHLDAVGELVESGVRAKDAAGQIAKRFGLSKREIYEAWLHRE; from the coding sequence GGCAAACTCGTCCTGGTCGGCACTCCGATCGGCAACCTCGGCGATGCGAGCGATCGCATGCAACGTGCCATCGCCACCGCCGATGTCATTGCAGCTGAGGACACTCGTCGTTTCCTGTCGCTGACGCAGCGATTGGAACTCACGCACACCAAGCGTGTCATCAGCGTCTTCGACCACAACGAGCAGTCTCGGGCACCCGAACTCGTCGAACTCATCCGCTCCGGTCAGACCGTTGTCCTGCTCAGCGATGCGGGAATGCCTGCGGTCTCCGACCCCGGCTACCGCGTCGTCAAGGCATGTGCCGAGGCCGGGCTTCCGATCACGTCCACACCGGGACCGTCTGCCGTGCTTATGGCGCTCGCGGTCTCCGGGCTGCCCAGCGACCGGTTCAGCTTCGAAGGCTTCCTGCCGCGCAAATCCGGGGCACGCAAGACCCTGCTTGAGGAACTGCGCGGCGAGAAGCGGACCATGGTGTTCTTCGAAAGCCCCCACCGCATTGCGGACACCATGGACGATTTCCTCACCGTCATGGGGCCAGACCGGCCCATGAGCATCAGCCGCGAGCTGACGAAGACCTATGAGGAGACGCTGCGCGGTACTGTATCTTCGCTGCGCGACCTCGCAGCCGACGGACTGCGCGGGGAGCTGACTCTCGTCCTCGCCGGAGCCACCGTGGTCGAGACCGCACCGGAGGACCACCTCGACGCCGTCGGTGAACTCGTGGAGTCCGGTGTCCGCGCAAAAGATGCCGCAGGGCAGATCGCGAAGCGGTTCGGACTGTCCAAACGTGAGATCTACGAGGCCTGGCTGCACCGGGAGTGA